Proteins from a genomic interval of Microbacterium abyssi:
- a CDS encoding copper resistance CopC family protein has protein sequence MSKKHSAPVAGLATLLIALGSVLGISTPAAAHDDFVSSYPQADTTIKGSPDEITLSFSGALTDMEDASVIEVLDQQGANVAIDAPGISGTSITQHLTPEAATGVFTVRWKVVSADGHPVSGEYTYTVEPMTIGSGADTTEGVSASPSPSEEPPTEASASPTETTKEYGGAPSGGGAFEFLPALVLSALAIILGGGVFGVLLMGRQRRQRDRGAKAAKDARDDA, from the coding sequence ATGAGTAAAAAACACTCAGCACCCGTCGCTGGCCTGGCCACACTGCTCATCGCCCTCGGCAGCGTGCTCGGCATCTCTACCCCCGCCGCAGCGCACGACGATTTCGTTTCCTCTTATCCACAAGCGGACACCACAATTAAGGGCTCTCCGGATGAGATCACGCTGAGCTTCAGCGGAGCGCTCACGGATATGGAAGACGCGTCCGTCATCGAGGTGCTCGACCAGCAGGGAGCAAATGTCGCAATCGATGCTCCGGGTATCAGCGGCACGTCGATCACTCAGCACCTCACGCCAGAGGCCGCCACGGGCGTGTTCACCGTGCGCTGGAAGGTCGTTTCCGCCGATGGGCATCCCGTCAGCGGCGAGTACACGTACACCGTGGAGCCCATGACCATCGGCTCCGGCGCCGACACAACAGAAGGTGTGAGCGCCAGTCCTTCGCCCTCCGAAGAACCGCCGACTGAAGCTTCTGCTTCCCCCACTGAAACGACGAAGGAATACGGCGGCGCCCCCTCCGGTGGCGGGGCATTCGAATTCCTCCCCGCTCTCGTCCTGAGCGCCCTCGCCATCATCCTCGGCGGCGGCGTCTTCGGCGTACTCCTGATGGGTCGTCAACGCCGCCAACGAGACCGAGGAGCCAAAGCCGCAAAGGATGCCCGCGATGACGCGTAG
- the lspA gene encoding signal peptidase II yields MTRSRLRRFAAALIVAAGVVVVDQGSKALAVSELGQYGRTPLLGDVLGLRLAFNPGAIFSFGSSATGLITLIGIAATAFLFVAAARTRNRGSAIGFGFILGGAVGNLIDRLFAPPAFGRGHVTDFLAYGDLFIGNLADVALGVGAVLLVVAGLRRSGRRTTQPDLTMNGYPSVEETVS; encoded by the coding sequence ATGACGCGTAGCCGTCTACGTCGATTCGCCGCGGCTCTCATCGTCGCTGCCGGCGTCGTCGTGGTGGACCAGGGATCGAAGGCTCTGGCTGTCAGCGAGCTGGGCCAATACGGACGTACACCTCTTCTGGGCGACGTTCTTGGTCTTCGATTGGCGTTCAACCCCGGCGCAATCTTCTCATTCGGCTCCAGCGCCACTGGACTCATCACGCTCATCGGAATTGCGGCGACGGCCTTTCTGTTCGTTGCAGCTGCGCGAACTCGGAACAGAGGGTCGGCCATCGGATTCGGGTTCATCTTGGGAGGTGCGGTCGGCAACCTCATCGACCGGCTCTTCGCGCCGCCTGCGTTTGGCAGGGGCCATGTTACGGACTTCCTCGCCTATGGGGACCTCTTCATCGGCAATCTCGCCGACGTCGCTCTCGGTGTCGGCGCTGTCCTCCTTGTGGTCGCCGGCCTTCGAAGGAGTGGCCGACGCACCACGCAACCAGACCTGACTATGAACGGGTACCCGTCAGTAGAGGAGACGGTGAGCTGA
- a CDS encoding DUF6804 family protein, with translation MNRGTPAPSRYQRNALAPSLIAAAILFLAPALILADWAPLVQFVASIFALIVAWFAMQARHWWWIPVFVAIAVIWNPVAPFPFSGPVWTTVQPAAAVVFIVAGATIRTIRQ, from the coding sequence ATGAACCGGGGAACACCAGCCCCTTCCCGATATCAGAGAAACGCCCTCGCGCCGAGCCTCATCGCGGCAGCCATCTTGTTCCTCGCCCCGGCGCTGATCCTTGCGGACTGGGCGCCCCTGGTCCAGTTTGTGGCATCCATCTTTGCGTTGATCGTTGCCTGGTTCGCCATGCAGGCGCGACACTGGTGGTGGATTCCGGTGTTCGTAGCCATCGCAGTGATCTGGAACCCCGTGGCGCCCTTTCCCTTCTCCGGGCCGGTATGGACAACGGTCCAACCCGCCGCGGCCGTCGTCTTCATCGTTGCCGGTGCGACCATCAGGACGATTCGACAATGA